From Streptomyces qinzhouensis, one genomic window encodes:
- the priA gene encoding bifunctional 1-(5-phosphoribosyl)-5-((5-phosphoribosylamino)methylideneamino)imidazole-4-carboxamide isomerase/phosphoribosylanthranilate isomerase PriA, with amino-acid sequence MTTLELLPAVDVRDGQAVRLVHGESGTETSYGSPLEAALTWQRSGAEWLHLVDLDAAFGTGDNRALIAEVTGAMDIKVELSGGIRDDASLAAALATGCTRVNLGTAALETPEWVAKVIAEYGDRIAVGLDVRGTTLRGRGWTRDGGDLYETLARLDSEGCARYVVTDIAKDGTLQGPNLELLKNVCAATDQPVVASGGVSSLDDLRAIAGLVPAGVEGAIVGKALYAKAFTLEDALAVVAKA; translated from the coding sequence GTGACCACGCTCGAACTCCTTCCCGCCGTCGACGTCCGCGACGGACAGGCCGTCCGTCTCGTCCACGGGGAGTCCGGTACCGAGACCTCCTACGGCTCCCCGCTGGAGGCCGCGCTCACCTGGCAGCGCTCCGGCGCCGAGTGGCTGCACCTGGTCGACCTCGACGCCGCCTTCGGCACGGGCGACAACCGCGCCCTGATCGCCGAGGTCACGGGCGCGATGGACATCAAGGTCGAGCTGTCCGGCGGGATCCGCGACGACGCGTCGCTGGCCGCCGCGCTCGCCACCGGCTGCACCCGGGTCAATCTGGGCACCGCCGCGCTGGAGACCCCCGAGTGGGTTGCCAAGGTCATCGCCGAGTACGGGGACCGGATCGCCGTCGGCCTCGACGTCCGCGGCACCACCCTGCGCGGCCGCGGCTGGACCCGTGACGGCGGCGATCTGTACGAGACGCTCGCCCGGCTCGACTCCGAGGGCTGCGCCCGCTACGTCGTCACCGACATCGCCAAGGACGGCACGCTTCAGGGCCCCAATCTGGAGCTGCTGAAGAACGTCTGCGCCGCCACTGACCAGCCCGTCGTCGCCTCCGGCGGCGTCTCGTCCCTCGATGATCTGCGGGCCATCGCCGGACTCGTCCCGGCGGGCGTGGAGGGCGCGATCGTCGGCAAGGCGTTGTACGCCAAGGCGTTCACCCTGGAGGACGCCCTCGCCGTGGTGGCCAAGGCATGA
- the hisH gene encoding imidazole glycerol phosphate synthase subunit HisH, whose translation MSRKSVVVFDYGFGNVRSAERALARVGAEVEITRDYDRAMNADGLLVPGVGAFSACMEGLRAARGDWIIGRRLSGGRPVMGICVGMQILFSRGIEHGTETEGLDEWPGTVGPLKAPVVPHMGWNTVDAPEDSTLFAGVGADERFYFVHSYAAHDWELEITNAAIRAPHVTWATHGERFVAAVENSALWATQFHPEKSGDAGARLLTNWIGTL comes from the coding sequence ATGAGCCGTAAATCGGTCGTCGTCTTCGACTACGGCTTCGGCAATGTCCGCTCCGCCGAGCGGGCTCTCGCCCGGGTCGGCGCGGAGGTGGAGATAACCCGCGACTACGACCGCGCCATGAACGCCGACGGGCTTCTGGTCCCCGGCGTCGGCGCCTTCTCCGCCTGTATGGAGGGGCTGCGCGCGGCCCGCGGCGACTGGATCATCGGCCGCCGGCTCTCCGGCGGCCGGCCCGTCATGGGCATCTGCGTGGGCATGCAGATCCTCTTCTCCCGCGGCATCGAGCACGGCACGGAGACCGAGGGCCTCGACGAATGGCCCGGCACGGTCGGCCCGCTGAAGGCGCCCGTCGTCCCCCACATGGGCTGGAACACGGTCGACGCGCCCGAGGACAGCACCCTGTTCGCCGGGGTCGGCGCCGACGAACGCTTCTACTTCGTGCACTCGTACGCCGCGCACGACTGGGAGCTGGAGATCACCAACGCCGCCATCCGGGCCCCGCACGTCACCTGGGCCACCCACGGCGAACGCTTTGTCGCGGCCGTCGAGAACAGCGCCCTGTGGGCGACCCAGTTCCACCCCGAGAAGTCCGGCGACGCCGGTGCCCGGCTACTGACCAACTGGATCGGAACACTGTGA
- the hisB gene encoding imidazoleglycerol-phosphate dehydratase HisB, translating to MSRVGRVERTTKETAVVVEIDLDGTGKTDVSTGVGFYDHMLDQLGRHGLFDLTVKTDGDLHIDTHHTIEDTALALGAAFKQALGDKVGIYRFGNCTVPLDESLAQVTVDLSGRPYLVHTEPANMAPMIGTYDTTMTRHILESFVAQAQIALHVHVPYGRNAHHIVECQFKALARALRYASEHDPRAAGILPSTKGAL from the coding sequence ATGAGCCGCGTAGGGCGGGTCGAACGAACCACCAAGGAGACCGCCGTCGTCGTCGAGATCGATCTCGACGGCACCGGAAAGACCGATGTGTCGACCGGGGTCGGCTTCTACGACCATATGCTCGACCAGCTCGGCCGGCACGGGCTCTTCGATCTCACGGTCAAGACCGACGGCGATCTGCACATCGACACGCACCACACCATCGAGGACACCGCCCTCGCGCTCGGTGCCGCCTTCAAGCAGGCCCTCGGCGACAAGGTCGGCATCTACCGCTTCGGCAACTGCACCGTCCCGCTCGACGAGTCCCTCGCCCAGGTGACGGTCGATCTCTCCGGGCGCCCCTATCTGGTGCACACCGAGCCGGCGAACATGGCGCCGATGATCGGCACCTACGACACCACGATGACCCGGCACATCCTGGAGTCCTTCGTCGCCCAGGCGCAGATCGCGCTGCACGTCCACGTGCCGTACGGCCGCAACGCCCACCACATCGTGGAGTGCCAGTTCAAGGCGCTCGCCCGGGCCCTGCGGTACGCCAGCGAGCACGACCCGCGCGCCGCGGGGATCCTCCCCTCCACGAAGGGCGCGCTGTGA
- a CDS encoding histidinol-phosphate transaminase, producing MTGRTTPRPVAIDDLPIRDELRGKSPYGAPQLDVPVQLNTNENPYPLPEPLVERITERVREAARGLNRYPDRDAVELRTALAAYLSRTAGHPVTTGQVWAANGSNEVIQQLLQTFGGPGRSAIGFEPSYSMHALISRGTGTEWLSGPRNDDFTVDLAAATRAIAEHRPEVVFITSPNNPTGTAVDAETVLALYEAAQAARPSLVVVDEAYVEFSHRPSLLPLIEGRPNLVVSRTMSKAFGAAGLRLGYLAADPAVVDAVQLVRLPYHLSAVTQATALAALEHTDTLLGYVEQLKAERDRLVAELRAIGYEVTDSDANFVQFGRFDGAGGAHDAWRRILDRGVLVRDNGVPGWLRVTAGTPAENDAFLDAVRELKKEQST from the coding sequence GTGACCGGCCGCACCACCCCGCGCCCCGTGGCGATCGACGATCTGCCGATCCGCGACGAGCTGCGCGGCAAGTCCCCGTACGGCGCCCCGCAGCTCGACGTCCCCGTCCAGCTCAACACCAACGAGAACCCGTACCCCCTGCCCGAACCGCTGGTCGAGCGGATCACGGAGCGGGTCCGGGAGGCCGCCCGGGGGCTCAACCGCTACCCCGACCGGGACGCCGTCGAGCTCCGTACCGCGCTCGCCGCCTATCTGAGCCGTACCGCCGGACACCCGGTCACCACCGGACAGGTCTGGGCCGCCAACGGCTCCAACGAGGTCATCCAGCAGCTCCTCCAGACCTTCGGCGGCCCCGGGCGCAGCGCCATCGGCTTCGAGCCGTCGTACTCCATGCACGCCCTGATCTCCCGGGGCACCGGCACCGAGTGGCTTTCCGGCCCGCGCAACGACGACTTCACCGTCGACCTGGCCGCCGCGACCCGGGCGATCGCCGAGCACCGGCCTGAGGTCGTCTTCATCACCTCCCCCAACAACCCCACCGGCACCGCCGTCGACGCGGAGACCGTGCTGGCGCTCTACGAGGCGGCCCAGGCCGCCCGGCCGTCGCTGGTCGTCGTCGACGAGGCGTACGTCGAGTTCAGCCACCGCCCCAGCCTGCTGCCGCTGATCGAAGGCCGGCCGAACCTGGTCGTCTCCCGGACGATGTCCAAGGCCTTCGGCGCCGCCGGGCTGCGACTCGGCTACCTCGCCGCCGACCCGGCCGTGGTCGACGCGGTCCAGCTGGTCCGGCTGCCGTACCACCTCTCCGCCGTCACCCAGGCCACCGCGCTCGCCGCCCTGGAGCACACCGATACCCTGCTCGGGTACGTGGAGCAGCTCAAGGCCGAGCGGGACCGCCTGGTCGCCGAGCTGCGCGCCATCGGCTACGAGGTCACCGACTCCGACGCGAACTTCGTCCAGTTCGGGCGGTTCGACGGCGCGGGCGGTGCGCACGACGCCTGGCGGCGGATCCTCGACCGGGGCGTCCTCGTCCGAGACAACGGCGTCCCGGGATGGCTGCGGGTCACCGCGGGCACCCCCGCCGAGAACGACGCGTTCCTCGACGCCGTACGTGAGTTGAAGAAGGAGCAGAGCACATGA
- the hisD gene encoding histidinol dehydrogenase produces MISRIDLRGDALPEGAALRDLLPRAEFDVEAALEKVRPICEDVRHRGTAALIDYAERFDGVTLERVRVPAAALTAALTALDPEVRAALEESIRRARIVHRAQRRTDHTTQVVPGGTVTEKWVPVERVGLYAPGGRSVYPSSVIMNAVPAQEAGVPSIALASPPQKEHGGLPHPTILAACALLGVDEVYAAGGAQAVAMFAYGTGECPPANMVTGPGNIWVAAAKRYFTGRIGIDTEAGPTEIAVLADDTADPVHVAADLISQAEHDPLAAAVLVTDSPDLADAVERELAPQLAATRHVDDRIVPALSGRQSAIVLVDGVEEGLKVVDAYGAEHLEIQTADAAAVAGRVRNAGAIFVGPWSPVSLGDYAAGSNHVLPTGGCACHSSGLSVQSFLRGIHIVDYTRDALAEVTHHVVTLAEAEDLPAHGAALKARFDWKVPGQ; encoded by the coding sequence GTGATCTCCCGAATCGACCTGCGCGGTGACGCCCTCCCCGAGGGTGCCGCCCTGCGCGATCTGCTGCCCCGTGCCGAGTTCGACGTGGAAGCCGCCCTGGAGAAGGTGCGGCCCATCTGCGAGGACGTACGCCATCGCGGCACCGCGGCGCTGATCGACTACGCGGAGCGGTTCGACGGGGTGACCCTCGAGCGGGTCCGGGTCCCTGCCGCCGCCCTCACCGCCGCGCTGACGGCGCTCGACCCCGAGGTGCGGGCCGCCCTGGAGGAGTCCATCCGCCGGGCCAGGATCGTCCACCGCGCCCAGCGCCGTACCGATCACACCACCCAGGTCGTCCCCGGCGGCACGGTCACCGAGAAGTGGGTCCCCGTCGAGCGGGTCGGGCTGTACGCGCCCGGCGGTCGCTCCGTCTACCCCTCCTCCGTGATCATGAACGCGGTTCCGGCGCAGGAGGCCGGGGTCCCGTCGATCGCGCTCGCCTCCCCGCCGCAGAAGGAGCACGGCGGGCTGCCGCACCCCACCATCCTCGCCGCCTGCGCCCTGCTCGGCGTCGACGAGGTGTACGCGGCGGGCGGCGCCCAGGCCGTCGCGATGTTCGCGTACGGCACCGGCGAATGCCCCCCCGCCAATATGGTCACCGGCCCCGGCAATATCTGGGTCGCCGCCGCCAAGCGCTACTTCACCGGCCGGATCGGTATCGACACCGAGGCCGGACCCACCGAGATCGCGGTCCTCGCCGACGACACGGCCGACCCGGTGCATGTCGCCGCCGACCTGATCAGTCAGGCCGAGCACGATCCGCTGGCCGCCGCGGTCCTGGTCACCGACTCCCCGGACCTCGCGGACGCGGTCGAGAGGGAACTGGCGCCGCAGCTCGCCGCCACCCGGCATGTCGACGACCGGATCGTGCCCGCGCTGAGCGGCCGCCAGTCGGCGATCGTGCTGGTCGACGGCGTCGAGGAGGGGCTGAAGGTCGTCGACGCCTACGGCGCCGAACACCTGGAGATCCAGACCGCCGACGCCGCCGCCGTCGCCGGCCGGGTCCGGAACGCGGGCGCGATCTTCGTCGGCCCCTGGTCGCCGGTCTCCCTCGGCGACTACGCGGCCGGCTCCAACCACGTCCTGCCCACCGGCGGCTGCGCCTGCCACTCCTCCGGCCTGTCCGTGCAGTCCTTCCTGCGCGGTATCCACATCGTCGACTACACCCGCGACGCCCTCGCCGAGGTCACCCACCACGTGGTCACCCTCGCCGAGGCCGAGGATCTGCCCGCCCACGGCGCCGCCCTCAAGGCCCGCTTCGACTGGAAGGTCCCGGGCCAGTGA
- a CDS encoding oxidoreductase encodes MTEPSADGPPAGLSPAELRMWNAFRNGSTFDLSDPDPLRNDPFSPHPWGPERQVRADIVALLLLDGPPPRPGRVAALKLRGVQITGTLKLAGGTVGPYVELHSCRFDSEVLMPEAHVTTLRMVACLLPKLEAARLRTEGDLHLPRCRVEHGIRLTDAQIGTDLLINQIQVRPDRRGRAITADGLSVAQDLQAELIQTFGEFSLRGAKIGVSLSLRGSRLRAAAERRALNAPQLTVERTLYLTGAWVSAATGDPGATPPYGVIHSGARRGTRLQPFECHGGVRLDDGRFGDAIDLQRARLLMNTGEELSLRRIVTPELRFNGERPEEGRVVLNGAKVVTLVDLAASWPGPGGLAMGGFVYENLVPIDSFPLARRLEWVESATPEYSPEPYERLATVLRNSGEDADAREVLLAKQRRRRETLPLAGKIWGHIQDLTVAYGYRPGRAALWMAVLWAAGAVAFAGARPKPFKPGEHPDFNPPLYALDLLLPVINLGQDGYWKLEGHWQWTAACLIMLGWILATTVAAGATRLLSRG; translated from the coding sequence GTGACCGAGCCGTCGGCCGACGGTCCGCCGGCCGGGCTGAGCCCGGCCGAGCTACGGATGTGGAACGCCTTCAGAAACGGCAGCACCTTCGATCTCAGCGACCCCGATCCGCTGCGGAACGATCCCTTCTCGCCCCACCCCTGGGGTCCGGAGCGACAGGTCCGGGCCGACATCGTTGCCCTGCTGCTGCTCGACGGGCCACCGCCGCGCCCCGGGCGGGTCGCGGCGCTCAAACTCCGCGGCGTCCAGATCACGGGCACGCTGAAGCTGGCCGGCGGCACCGTCGGCCCCTATGTGGAGCTGCACTCCTGCCGTTTCGACAGCGAGGTCCTCATGCCCGAGGCGCATGTCACCACGCTGCGGATGGTGGCCTGTCTGCTGCCCAAGCTGGAGGCGGCCCGGCTGCGCACCGAGGGCGATCTGCATCTGCCGCGCTGCCGGGTCGAGCACGGCATAAGACTCACCGACGCCCAGATCGGTACGGATCTGCTGATCAACCAGATTCAGGTACGGCCGGACCGGCGGGGCCGGGCGATCACCGCGGACGGGCTCTCGGTCGCCCAGGACCTCCAGGCCGAGCTGATCCAGACCTTCGGGGAGTTCAGTCTGCGCGGCGCGAAGATCGGTGTATCGCTGAGCCTGCGCGGCAGCAGACTGCGGGCGGCGGCCGAGCGCCGGGCGCTGAACGCCCCGCAGCTCACCGTGGAGCGGACCCTGTATCTGACCGGGGCCTGGGTGAGCGCGGCGACCGGCGACCCCGGCGCCACCCCTCCGTACGGGGTGATCCACAGCGGCGCCCGGCGCGGCACCCGCCTCCAGCCCTTCGAATGCCACGGCGGGGTACGGCTCGACGACGGCCGGTTCGGGGACGCGATCGACCTGCAGCGGGCCCGGCTGCTGATGAACACGGGCGAGGAGCTGTCACTGCGCCGGATCGTCACCCCCGAACTCCGGTTCAACGGGGAGCGGCCGGAGGAGGGCCGGGTGGTGCTCAACGGCGCCAAGGTGGTCACCCTGGTCGACCTGGCGGCGAGCTGGCCGGGCCCCGGCGGCCTCGCGATGGGCGGTTTCGTCTACGAGAACCTGGTGCCGATCGACTCGTTCCCGCTGGCCAGACGGCTGGAGTGGGTGGAGTCGGCGACCCCGGAGTACTCGCCGGAGCCGTACGAGAGGCTGGCGACGGTCCTGCGCAACAGCGGCGAGGACGCGGATGCGCGGGAGGTGCTGCTCGCCAAGCAGCGGCGGCGGCGCGAGACGCTCCCGCTGGCAGGGAAGATCTGGGGCCATATCCAGGACCTGACCGTGGCGTACGGCTACCGGCCGGGGCGGGCGGCGCTGTGGATGGCCGTGCTCTGGGCGGCGGGCGCGGTGGCCTTCGCCGGGGCCCGGCCGAAGCCGTTCAAACCGGGCGAGCATCCGGATTTCAATCCACCGCTGTACGCGCTGGACCTGCTGCTCCCGGTGATCAATCTGGGCCAGGACGGCTACTGGAAGCTGGAGGGCCACTGGCAGTGGACGGCGGCCTGCCTGATCATGCTGGGCTGGATTCTGGCCACGACGGTCGCGGCGGGCGCGACGCGGCTGCTGAGCCGCGGCTGA
- a CDS encoding LON peptidase substrate-binding domain-containing protein, whose translation MTIARLPLFPLNSVLFPGLVLPLNVFEERYRAMMRELLKTDESLPRRFAVVAIRDGHEVAPSEPGMPDPTSRPERGPAAGFGADPLKAFHGMGCIADAATIREREDGSFEVLATGTTRIRLLSLDSDGPFLTAEVEEVPDVVGEDAGALAEGVLRAFRAYQKRLAGARERTLTTPPDLPDEPSVVSYLVAAAAVLDTPAKQQLLEAPDVATRLRDELKLLRSETAVIRHLPSVPAVDLTRAPTSLN comes from the coding sequence GTGACCATCGCACGACTGCCGCTCTTCCCGCTGAACTCGGTGCTGTTCCCGGGGCTCGTCCTGCCCTTGAACGTCTTCGAGGAGCGTTATCGCGCCATGATGCGCGAGCTGCTGAAGACGGACGAGTCCCTGCCGAGGCGCTTCGCCGTCGTCGCCATCCGCGACGGCCACGAGGTGGCCCCCTCCGAACCCGGCATGCCCGACCCGACCAGCAGGCCGGAACGCGGCCCGGCCGCGGGCTTCGGCGCCGACCCCCTCAAGGCCTTCCACGGCATGGGCTGTATCGCCGACGCGGCGACCATCCGGGAGCGCGAGGACGGCAGCTTCGAAGTACTCGCCACCGGCACCACCCGGATCAGGCTGCTCTCCCTCGACAGCGACGGCCCCTTCCTGACCGCGGAGGTGGAGGAGGTGCCCGATGTCGTCGGCGAGGACGCGGGGGCGCTCGCGGAGGGCGTGCTGCGGGCCTTCCGCGCCTACCAGAAGCGGCTGGCGGGGGCCCGGGAGCGGACCCTGACCACTCCCCCGGACCTGCCGGACGAGCCGTCCGTGGTGTCCTATCTGGTCGCGGCCGCCGCCGTACTCGACACCCCGGCGAAGCAGCAGCTGCTGGAGGCGCCGGACGTGGCGACCCGGCTCCGGGACGAGCTGAAGCTCCTGCGCTCCGAGACCGCCGTCATACGGCACCTTCCTTCGGTGCCCGCCGTCGATCTGACCCGGGCGCCGACCAGCCTCAACTGA
- the ybaK gene encoding Cys-tRNA(Pro) deacylase → MAKKNGRKPQKASGGTPATVALTAAGTEYTVHAYDHDPASPSYGDEAAEALGVSPDRVFKTLVADVDGELTVAVVPVAGQLDLKALASAVGGKRAAMADPAAAERTTGYVRGGISPLGQRKRLRTVLDASAGAHTTICVSAGRRGLEVELAPGDLAALTGAVLAPIGRA, encoded by the coding sequence ATGGCGAAGAAGAACGGCAGGAAACCGCAGAAGGCGAGCGGCGGGACCCCCGCGACGGTCGCCCTGACGGCCGCGGGCACGGAGTACACCGTGCACGCCTACGATCACGACCCCGCCTCGCCCTCCTACGGCGATGAGGCGGCCGAGGCGCTCGGGGTCTCGCCCGACCGGGTCTTCAAGACCCTCGTCGCGGATGTCGACGGCGAGCTGACCGTGGCCGTCGTCCCCGTGGCCGGTCAGCTCGACCTCAAGGCCCTCGCCTCGGCGGTCGGCGGCAAGCGCGCCGCGATGGCCGATCCGGCGGCCGCCGAGCGCACCACGGGCTATGTCCGCGGCGGTATCTCCCCCCTGGGGCAGCGCAAGCGGCTGCGGACGGTCCTCGACGCCTCGGCCGGGGCCCACACCACGATCTGTGTGTCGGCGGGCCGCCGCGGTCTTGAGGTCGAACTCGCCCCCGGCGATCTGGCCGCGCTCACCGGCGCGGTGCTGGCCCCGATCGGGCGTGCGTAG
- a CDS encoding ABC transporter permease: MTAPLTPPHQEPGQEPGQEKGHEPEDNPWRAPEPGQSSPPAPWPGFALPTPAERAERAALRRADLRDAAVVTVAVAVLGIALGLLWLWLAPRIPLISDGKAVFLKDTEGEGAIGADGTFALLGLAFGALSAAGVFLFRRRGGVLLVLALAVGGLLGSLLAWRFGIWFGPTDDVAAHAREVGAGVTFDAPLKMRAYGVLLAWPLGAMVVHLALTALFGDREPATDDGPAPDPWGPSDR; this comes from the coding sequence GTGACCGCACCGCTGACACCGCCGCACCAGGAACCGGGCCAAGAGCCGGGGCAGGAAAAGGGGCACGAGCCGGAGGACAACCCCTGGCGTGCGCCGGAGCCCGGACAGTCGTCCCCGCCCGCCCCCTGGCCCGGGTTCGCGCTGCCCACGCCCGCCGAACGTGCGGAGCGCGCCGCTCTGCGCCGGGCGGATCTGCGGGATGCGGCGGTCGTGACGGTCGCGGTCGCGGTCCTGGGCATCGCACTCGGTCTGCTGTGGCTCTGGCTGGCCCCCCGTATCCCGCTGATCTCCGACGGCAAGGCCGTCTTCCTCAAGGACACCGAGGGCGAGGGCGCGATCGGCGCGGACGGCACCTTCGCCCTGCTGGGCCTGGCCTTCGGCGCGCTCAGCGCCGCCGGGGTCTTCCTCTTCCGGCGCCGTGGCGGGGTGCTGCTGGTGCTGGCGCTCGCCGTCGGCGGACTGCTCGGATCGCTGCTGGCGTGGCGCTTCGGCATCTGGTTCGGGCCGACGGACGATGTCGCCGCGCACGCGCGGGAGGTCGGCGCGGGGGTGACGTTCGACGCGCCGCTGAAGATGCGGGCGTACGGGGTGCTGCTGGCCTGGCCCCTCGGTGCCATGGTCGTCCACCTGGCGCTCACGGCCCTGTTCGGTGACCGCGAACCGGCCACGGACGACGGTCCCGCGCCGGATCCATGGGGACCGTCCGACCGCTGA
- a CDS encoding ABC transporter permease, whose amino-acid sequence MEAAAEPAPLAPRARLLPSLAAVYRAQLSRARVARIPLLFVATFQSVGIMVLMRGVVDGGAEARAVVAGSSVLVVAFVALNLLAQYFGQLRGSGGLDHYATLPVPPAAVVLGAAGAYASFTVPGTVVTAVTGSLLFGLPMTHLWVLVAVVPLCGAALSGLGAALGLLAPRPEIATLLGQLGMSAALLLGVLPPGRLPEPIAYIRDLMPSTYGVEALAHTFDAGPDWVTVALHLGVCALVGVLSLTVATWAYRRAAVR is encoded by the coding sequence ATGGAGGCGGCGGCCGAACCGGCCCCGCTGGCCCCGAGGGCCAGACTGCTGCCGTCGCTGGCGGCGGTCTACCGGGCTCAGTTGTCCCGGGCCAGGGTCGCCCGGATCCCGCTGCTCTTCGTGGCGACCTTCCAGTCCGTCGGGATCATGGTCCTGATGCGCGGTGTCGTCGACGGCGGCGCCGAGGCCCGGGCCGTGGTCGCCGGATCATCCGTTCTGGTCGTCGCCTTCGTGGCGCTCAACCTCCTCGCCCAGTACTTCGGACAGTTGCGCGGCAGCGGCGGACTCGACCACTACGCCACCCTGCCCGTGCCGCCCGCCGCCGTGGTGCTCGGCGCGGCCGGGGCGTACGCCTCCTTCACCGTGCCCGGTACGGTCGTCACCGCCGTCACCGGCAGTCTGCTGTTCGGCCTTCCCATGACCCATCTCTGGGTCCTGGTCGCCGTCGTCCCGCTCTGCGGAGCCGCGCTCTCCGGGCTGGGGGCGGCGCTCGGCCTGCTCGCGCCCCGCCCCGAGATCGCCACCCTCCTCGGCCAGCTCGGTATGTCCGCGGCGCTCCTGCTGGGTGTGCTGCCCCCGGGCAGGCTGCCCGAGCCGATCGCGTACATCCGTGATCTGATGCCGTCCACGTACGGTGTCGAGGCCCTCGCCCACACCTTCGACGCCGGCCCCGACTGGGTCACCGTCGCCCTTCACCTGGGGGTCTGTGCCCTGGTCGGCGTGCTCTCGCTGACCGTCGCGACCTGGGCATATCGCCGCGCGGCGGTCCGGTGA
- a CDS encoding ABC transporter ATP-binding protein has translation MRRLVKTYPAVRARRGVPATPEVRATDGISLEVRGGEIFGLLGPNGAGKSTLVRQLTGLMRPDAGSVEILGHDLVRHPERAARLIGYLGQESTALDELTVALAAETTGRLRGLGVHAARAERDAVLEELGLTPLAGRVLKKLSGGERRLACVAAALIGERPLLVLDEPTTGMDPVARRAVWSAVDRRRAEHGTTVVLVTHNVIEAETVLDRVAVLERGRVIACDTPGGLKERIAGEVRVELVWRERAPLDVPEVAALRAFAQESGRRWVLRLAPDEARAAVAAVTGGAAFAALDDFTLATPSLEDVYLALGGNATKGLVKA, from the coding sequence GTGCGGCGGCTGGTGAAGACGTACCCTGCCGTGCGCGCCCGCCGGGGCGTGCCCGCCACCCCCGAGGTGCGGGCCACCGACGGGATCAGCCTGGAGGTGCGGGGCGGCGAGATCTTCGGACTGCTCGGGCCCAACGGGGCCGGGAAGTCCACCCTCGTACGGCAGTTGACCGGACTGATGCGCCCCGACGCGGGCAGTGTCGAGATCCTCGGCCACGATCTCGTACGCCACCCGGAACGCGCCGCCCGGCTCATCGGCTATCTCGGACAGGAGTCCACCGCGCTCGACGAGCTGACGGTCGCCCTCGCCGCCGAGACCACCGGACGGCTGCGCGGTCTCGGAGTGCACGCGGCCCGTGCCGAACGTGACGCGGTCCTGGAGGAGCTGGGGCTGACCCCGCTCGCGGGCCGTGTCCTCAAGAAGCTCTCCGGCGGCGAACGCCGGCTCGCCTGTGTCGCCGCCGCACTGATCGGCGAGCGCCCCCTCCTCGTTCTGGACGAGCCCACCACGGGCATGGACCCCGTCGCCCGCCGTGCCGTCTGGTCCGCCGTCGACCGGCGCCGGGCGGAGCACGGCACCACCGTCGTCCTGGTCACCCACAACGTCATCGAGGCGGAGACCGTACTCGACCGGGTCGCCGTGCTGGAGCGCGGCCGGGTCATCGCCTGCGACACCCCCGGCGGGCTCAAGGAGCGGATCGCCGGCGAGGTGCGGGTGGAACTGGTGTGGCGGGAGCGGGCGCCGCTGGACGTGCCGGAGGTCGCCGCGCTGCGCGCCTTCGCGCAGGAGTCCGGCCGGCGCTGGGTGCTCAGGCTGGCACCCGACGAGGCGCGCGCCGCCGTGGCGGCCGTCACGGGCGGTGCGGCCTTCGCGGCGCTCGACGACTTCACGCTCGCGACGCCCAGCCTGGAGGACGTGTACTTGGCGCTCGGGGGGAACGCGACGAAGGGGCTGGTCAAGGCGTGA